In Chlamydia serpentis, the following are encoded in one genomic region:
- the yajC gene encoding preprotein translocase subunit YajC — protein sequence MLSHIVTCFLFLLSTFPLLAEEEVAQSKNTFVQPAIMLAIAILFFYFILWRPEQKRRKAMEKRKNDLAKGDKVTAMGIIGVVDDIREHTVILNLASGKVEVLKAAISEILKPGDNKA from the coding sequence ATGCTTTCTCATATCGTTACGTGTTTTCTATTTTTATTGAGTACTTTTCCATTACTTGCAGAAGAAGAAGTAGCTCAATCAAAAAATACTTTTGTGCAGCCTGCCATTATGTTGGCAATTGCCATTTTATTTTTCTATTTTATCTTATGGCGTCCAGAGCAAAAACGCAGAAAAGCGATGGAAAAACGTAAAAATGATCTTGCTAAAGGAGACAAAGTCACAGCCATGGGAATTATCGGTGTTGTAGATGACATCCGTGAACATACGGTAATTTTAAATCTTGCTTCTGGAAAAGTCGAAGTTCTAAAAGCAGCGATTTCTGAGATCCTGAAGCCTGGAGATAACAAAGCATAA
- the rlmD gene encoding 23S rRNA (uracil(1939)-C(5))-methyltransferase RlmD, whose translation MSTMQNCPHFGLCGGCSSPQSEYIESLKRKEELLHDLFASLVSTDIIAPIIPCFPPLRGRNKMEFSFFQTPTGEKSLGFISSTKPKKGIPVTTCLLIHEHTMDILKLTRQWWDQHPELIAYFAPKNKGSLCTLAVRIGSPEHKFMVILTTSGAPEYRVEETIINEWKDILLSSSLNISSIYWEEKIANRGISTYYKTRLLYGEPCIHQQLSLTIDDNSAGFSLRPRSFFQPQSVQAVKIIETAKEFINPQGSETLLDLYCGAGTIGIMLSRYVKKVIGVEIIPDAVASAQHNIKANNKEDCIEVHLEDVKTFCKRNENSKAPDVIIIDPPRCGIQNKVLKYILRIGSPKILYISCNPKTQFQECKDLIAGGYEIKKMQPIDQFPHSAHLENIILLEREVNL comes from the coding sequence ATGTCTACAATGCAAAACTGTCCACATTTTGGTTTATGTGGAGGATGCTCATCTCCTCAATCTGAATATATTGAATCGTTAAAGAGAAAAGAAGAGCTCCTTCACGATTTATTTGCTTCTTTAGTGTCCACGGATATCATTGCTCCTATCATTCCCTGTTTCCCTCCTTTAAGAGGAAGAAATAAAATGGAATTTTCATTTTTCCAAACCCCTACAGGAGAAAAAAGCTTAGGATTTATCAGCTCTACAAAACCAAAGAAAGGCATCCCTGTAACCACATGCCTCCTTATTCATGAGCATACCATGGACATTCTCAAGCTTACCCGACAATGGTGGGACCAACATCCAGAGCTTATCGCCTACTTTGCTCCTAAAAATAAGGGCTCTTTGTGTACGTTAGCTGTACGTATCGGCAGCCCAGAGCACAAATTTATGGTTATTCTCACTACATCAGGAGCTCCAGAATACAGAGTAGAGGAAACAATTATAAATGAGTGGAAAGATATTCTACTCTCATCTTCTTTAAATATATCTTCGATCTATTGGGAAGAAAAAATAGCTAACCGAGGTATTTCTACGTATTATAAAACCAGATTATTATATGGAGAACCTTGCATTCACCAACAACTTTCCCTAACTATTGATGACAATTCAGCAGGTTTCAGCTTACGCCCTAGAAGTTTTTTTCAACCGCAAAGCGTCCAGGCAGTGAAAATTATCGAGACTGCGAAAGAATTTATAAACCCACAAGGATCAGAGACTCTTTTGGATCTTTATTGTGGAGCAGGGACTATAGGAATTATGCTGTCTCGTTATGTGAAAAAGGTGATTGGCGTTGAAATTATTCCTGATGCTGTAGCTTCAGCTCAACACAACATCAAGGCTAATAACAAAGAAGATTGTATAGAGGTCCATTTAGAAGATGTAAAAACCTTTTGCAAAAGGAACGAAAACTCGAAAGCTCCTGACGTTATTATTATTGATCCGCCACGTTGCGGCATACAAAACAAAGTACTTAAATATATTTTACGTATAGGCTCTCCAAAGATTCTCTATATTTCTTGCAACCCTAAAACACAGTTTCAGGAATGTAAAGATCTGATTGCTGGGGGATATGAGATAAAAAAAATGCAGCCTATAGATCAGTTTCCGCATTCGGCGCATTTAGAAAATATTATTTTATTAGAAAGAGAGGTTAATCTCTAG
- a CDS encoding histone has protein sequence MALKDTAKKMKDLLDSIQHDLVKAEKGNKAAAQRVRTDSIKLEKVAKLYRKESIKAEKSGLLKRKPAAKAPAKAKKVAVKKAPAKKCAPAAKMSKAPKSAPKKTVAKKTKKALKTRGFRK, from the coding sequence ATGGCGCTAAAAGATACGGCAAAGAAAATGAAAGATCTGCTGGATAGTATCCAGCATGACTTAGTCAAAGCAGAGAAAGGAAACAAAGCAGCAGCTCAGAGAGTACGCACAGACTCTATAAAATTAGAAAAAGTTGCAAAGCTTTACAGAAAAGAATCTATAAAAGCAGAGAAGTCTGGATTATTAAAACGCAAGCCAGCAGCTAAAGCTCCTGCCAAAGCAAAAAAAGTTGCAGTAAAAAAAGCCCCTGCTAAAAAATGTGCTCCTGCAGCTAAAATGAGTAAAGCTCCTAAGTCTGCGCCTAAAAAGACAGTAGCAAAAAAAACTAAAAAAGCTCTTAAAACACGCGGTTTCAGAAAATAA
- a CDS encoding tetratricopeptide repeat protein — MKIYYRILLQPLVRLSLILVLSFTLISGNNPQKKSFGHCCADMHSALTAGKNYEELFAEFIERILIDKDNLSVRDWGTVVVLVRQYLLKCIRQGECERGKKILETLLTLRVPKDMRKELQILWQRLNPDQAPLRDIVQQLLDVGCNESLQDHLLFEIYKMTLHSSYEDRKQDILLAKEQGDYEKALRLAKQLIEELEKGSCSPNLEILEIEQSFLQKTVLALQIELYHQTSVSCDALLTPYCLSEITYREAVDSLVGRIARGEVSRSHEVDIVLLNHALQYVPFAKDKAVEELEVLIDHGDYLQSTLLYYAYFSLLELYHQNKDFVSMERLLQKGETIFMPGDPYFPEYGFFLGAYLYAKGDYKNARNAFLEIVKPAVKLGATFARVYEFLGCIAYIQNDYKEAEDFFFRAYKNWGREESGIGLFLAYTAQKKKTLCESMLYQPQFSFTYRHLIDSLYSLSYVDSENILQNTKNHKVLPQLSEIYSHCIYDMIKYRNAAYSHPIIELAYNSLRHLENSKLKAICKYTKDIEYQKALAFLEALESGLPNEISLLQLSNINEARITMRCYEALYFGDSKAVETLPEAFSQECNSWQTALRLMWTLVRPKETRDQAKYCDQLPLRPHGDCLYFLAYDLQKYLMGDYDALRHLSSFADLFPRSSLLSLAYYLQGYSEPVALTKISWFIKALEEFSEISWSGEHMKIWAYIYYMVKLDLADTYLAIGNFSKAVHLFEEIKEDWQVAGSHPKLYFLKGEPCYLTMELRWVEGLAYGYSQLNETTRLSNHLLEHVRKSLISSRSYRQYYGESLVRTTALCQRFLPT; from the coding sequence ATGAAAATATACTACCGTATTCTACTACAACCTTTAGTTCGGCTCAGCCTAATTTTAGTGTTAAGTTTTACATTGATTTCAGGAAATAATCCTCAAAAAAAGTCTTTTGGTCACTGCTGTGCGGATATGCACTCTGCATTGACAGCAGGAAAAAATTATGAAGAACTGTTTGCAGAATTTATCGAACGAATTCTTATAGACAAAGATAACTTATCGGTTCGTGACTGGGGAACTGTCGTAGTCTTGGTTCGTCAATATTTGCTAAAGTGTATTCGTCAAGGAGAATGTGAAAGAGGAAAAAAAATTCTTGAAACGCTATTAACACTACGTGTGCCGAAAGATATGAGAAAAGAATTACAAATATTGTGGCAACGTTTAAATCCTGATCAAGCTCCACTTCGAGATATCGTTCAACAGCTATTGGATGTAGGGTGTAACGAATCGTTGCAAGACCATTTACTCTTTGAAATTTACAAAATGACATTGCATAGCAGTTACGAAGACCGTAAGCAAGATATTCTATTAGCGAAAGAACAAGGTGATTATGAAAAGGCATTACGATTGGCTAAGCAACTCATCGAGGAGTTAGAAAAGGGATCCTGTAGCCCCAATCTAGAGATTTTAGAAATAGAACAAAGTTTTTTACAAAAAACAGTACTTGCTTTGCAAATAGAGTTATATCACCAAACCTCAGTATCTTGTGACGCTTTGCTCACCCCCTATTGTTTATCTGAAATTACCTATCGTGAAGCAGTAGATTCCTTGGTAGGGCGTATAGCTAGAGGTGAGGTTTCGCGTTCTCACGAAGTGGATATCGTATTATTAAACCATGCCTTGCAGTACGTGCCTTTTGCAAAGGACAAAGCGGTTGAAGAGCTCGAAGTTCTTATAGACCATGGAGATTATCTACAGTCAACTTTATTATATTATGCCTATTTTTCTTTGTTAGAACTGTATCACCAAAATAAAGACTTTGTGTCCATGGAGCGCTTGCTACAGAAGGGGGAAACTATTTTTATGCCAGGTGATCCATATTTTCCAGAATATGGATTTTTTCTAGGTGCATACCTGTATGCTAAGGGGGACTATAAGAATGCTCGAAATGCTTTCTTAGAGATTGTAAAGCCAGCTGTAAAGCTAGGAGCTACTTTTGCTAGGGTATATGAGTTTTTAGGGTGTATTGCTTATATCCAGAATGATTATAAAGAAGCAGAGGATTTTTTCTTCCGTGCTTACAAGAATTGGGGACGCGAGGAATCTGGTATCGGGTTATTTTTAGCTTATACTGCACAAAAGAAAAAAACTTTATGTGAAAGCATGCTCTATCAACCTCAATTTTCTTTTACCTATCGCCATTTGATAGATTCTCTCTATTCTCTATCTTATGTAGATTCAGAAAATATCTTGCAAAATACAAAGAATCACAAAGTTTTACCTCAGCTTTCCGAGATTTATAGTCATTGTATCTATGATATGATTAAATATAGAAATGCCGCTTATAGCCATCCTATCATAGAACTCGCTTATAACTCTCTTCGCCATCTAGAAAACAGCAAGTTAAAAGCAATTTGTAAATATACTAAAGATATAGAGTATCAAAAAGCCCTTGCTTTTTTGGAGGCCTTAGAGTCAGGACTTCCAAACGAAATATCTCTCCTTCAACTTTCTAATATTAATGAAGCAAGGATAACTATGCGTTGCTACGAAGCTCTATATTTCGGAGATTCCAAAGCTGTAGAAACTCTTCCTGAAGCTTTTTCTCAAGAATGTAACTCTTGGCAAACCGCTCTCCGACTTATGTGGACATTGGTAAGACCTAAAGAAACTCGTGATCAAGCTAAATATTGTGATCAACTTCCCTTACGTCCCCATGGAGATTGTTTATATTTTCTTGCTTATGATCTTCAAAAATATTTAATGGGGGATTACGATGCGTTGAGACATCTTTCTTCATTTGCAGACCTTTTCCCCAGGTCATCTTTACTCTCACTTGCATACTACTTACAGGGCTATAGTGAACCCGTAGCTTTAACAAAAATCAGTTGGTTTATTAAAGCCCTTGAAGAGTTTTCTGAGATCTCTTGGTCAGGAGAACATATGAAAATATGGGCGTATATCTATTATATGGTGAAGTTAGATCTTGCTGATACCTATCTTGCTATAGGAAATTTCTCTAAAGCCGTGCATCTTTTTGAAGAAATTAAAGAAGATTGGCAAGTTGCTGGTAGTCATCCTAAATTATATTTCCTTAAAGGAGAGCCATGTTATTTAACTATGGAGCTGCGGTGGGTAGAGGGATTGGCCTACGGTTATTCTCAGTTAAATGAAACAACTCGCCTTTCAAACCATCTTCTTGAACATGTAAGAAAGAGCTTGATTTCTTCACGTTCTTACAGACAGTATTATGGAGAATCTTTGGTAAGAACAACAGCATTATGTCAACGTTTTCTACCTACTTAA
- a CDS encoding protoporphyrinogen oxidase, with protein MNKAIIVGSGISGLATAWWLQQKFSDMEILILDKAASPGGFVYTEHQKGFSFDLGPKGFLTKGEGRYTLKLIHELGLQDSLIFSDHAAKNRFVHYKGKTRKISFWTLMKGGLLPSLVKDFCASCYTKDSSIQEFLKRHSSINFTNYILDPLVTAIRAGRSHVLSTHMAFPELARREACSGSILRSYLKKRRPKETTKSEGYLASLSPSLGTLITTLMQKLSATWKFSTPATNINCSSEKAYVTTPSGIFSGDLVIYTGPMHQLPILFPNHGTEDLAKSVLPWNLSSISLGWHKPKFSLPKGYGMLFADEPPLLGIVWNSQIFPQCTPGMAALSILVEGKWHERQAHAFAITALSKYLGINQYADAFALFSPQDGMPQHAVGFPEARQRVIPSLPRNLKIVGQNIAGPGLNRSIASAYHTVYDLSR; from the coding sequence TTGAATAAAGCAATCATTGTGGGTTCAGGAATTTCTGGCCTTGCTACAGCTTGGTGGTTGCAGCAAAAGTTTTCTGATATGGAAATACTTATCTTAGATAAGGCGGCTTCTCCGGGAGGTTTTGTTTATACTGAACATCAAAAAGGATTTTCTTTTGATCTCGGTCCTAAAGGATTCCTCACTAAAGGAGAGGGGAGGTATACCTTAAAATTGATCCATGAACTTGGTCTTCAAGATTCATTGATCTTTAGTGACCACGCTGCAAAAAACCGCTTTGTTCATTATAAGGGGAAAACCCGTAAAATATCCTTCTGGACTTTAATGAAGGGGGGCTTACTTCCTTCTTTAGTTAAAGATTTCTGTGCGTCTTGTTATACTAAAGATAGTTCTATTCAAGAGTTCTTAAAACGACATAGTTCCATAAATTTCACAAATTATATTTTAGATCCATTAGTCACAGCAATACGTGCAGGTCGGAGCCATGTTCTCTCGACTCACATGGCTTTTCCTGAACTCGCGAGAAGAGAGGCATGTAGTGGTTCTATATTACGAAGCTATCTTAAAAAAAGACGCCCAAAAGAGACTACCAAGTCCGAAGGATATCTTGCTTCTTTATCCCCTTCATTAGGGACTTTGATTACTACTCTTATGCAAAAACTGTCTGCAACATGGAAATTTTCAACTCCAGCAACTAATATCAACTGTTCGTCAGAAAAAGCTTATGTAACCACACCCTCGGGTATATTCTCTGGCGATCTTGTGATCTACACAGGACCTATGCACCAACTTCCAATACTGTTTCCTAATCACGGCACCGAAGATTTAGCAAAAAGTGTCCTCCCTTGGAACTTATCTAGCATCAGCTTAGGTTGGCATAAACCTAAATTTTCTCTTCCTAAAGGTTATGGAATGCTATTTGCAGATGAACCTCCACTCCTAGGCATCGTCTGGAATTCTCAGATCTTCCCACAATGCACTCCAGGAATGGCGGCCCTTTCCATCCTTGTTGAAGGAAAATGGCATGAAAGACAAGCCCATGCCTTTGCCATAACAGCTCTGTCAAAGTACCTAGGGATTAATCAATATGCTGATGCATTCGCCTTATTTTCTCCTCAAGATGGCATGCCTCAACATGCTGTAGGATTCCCAGAGGCGAGGCAACGAGTTATACCTTCTCTACCAAGAAATTTAAAAATTGTGGGGCAAAATATTGCAGGCCCAGGCCTCAATCGATCCATAGCCTCAGCCTACCATACTGTATATGACTTAAGTAGGTAG